A genomic stretch from Hoplias malabaricus isolate fHopMal1 chromosome 4, fHopMal1.hap1, whole genome shotgun sequence includes:
- the LOC136695710 gene encoding uncharacterized protein isoform X2 has product MDKLQSVVILQLLFGTFRMCLLQNTSVEVRYVHPRENITLPCNITAENELSWFHQSSEEMKMKMLIKADRGKLKKEFSILYNVDESHFDGTESNGSVSLVIYGVTETDLGLYHCGGRGLGPLLQFENAIRLRFTGAPCSPGCADLELYRNIIIYLSCVCLVSVLLTMACSCLYFSRVQAKNCHEASTGDSNEKEGELYNSNIRYRGVGVSTEENPAYTVDNVIYSGITSWPRGRLPV; this is encoded by the exons ATGGACAAACTCCAGTCTGTGGTTATCCTCCAGCTGCTGTTTG GAACTTTTAGAATGTGTCTCCTTCAGAACACTTCAGTTGAGGTCAGATACGTCCACCCCAGAGAAAACATCACTCTGCCCTGTAACATCACTGCGGAGAATGAGCTCTCATGGTTTCACCAGAGCTCAGAggagatgaagatgaagatgctGATAAAAGCTGACCGAGGGAAATTGAAGAAAGAGTTTTCTATTCTTTATAATGTGGATGAAAGTCACTTTGATGGAACTGAAAGCAATGGATCTGTCAGTTTAGTTATTTACGGTGTCACTGAGACTGATCTGGGGCTGTACCACTGCGGAGGACGAGGACTTGGGCCACTGCTGCAGTTTGAAAACGCCATCAGACTGAGATTCACAG gtgctccatgTTCTCCAGGCTGTGCAGATCTTGAACTCTACAGGAATATAATCATATACCTatcctgtgtttgtttggtcTCAGTCCTGCTGACTATGGCCTGTTCGTGTCTGTACTTCAGCAGGGTTCAAG ccaAGAACTGCCATGAAGCCAGTACTGGAGACTCTAATGAGAAG GAAGGTGAGCTGTATAACAGCAACATCCGATACAGAGGAGTTGGAGTGTCCACTGAAGAGAACCCAGCGTACACTGTGgataatgttatatattcagGCATCACATCATGGCCACGGGGACGGCTGCCAGTGTGA
- the LOC136695710 gene encoding uncharacterized protein isoform X3 has translation MDKLQSVVILQLLFGTFRMCLLQNTSVEVRYVHPRENITLPCNITAENELSWFHQSSEEMKMKMLIKADRGKLKKEFSILYNVDESHFDGTESNGSVSLVIYGVTETDLGLYHCGGRGLGPLLQFENAIRLRFTVLLTMACSCLYFSRVQAKNCHEASTGDSNEKEGELYNSNIRYRGVGVSTEENPAYTVDNVIYSGITSWPRGRLPV, from the exons ATGGACAAACTCCAGTCTGTGGTTATCCTCCAGCTGCTGTTTG GAACTTTTAGAATGTGTCTCCTTCAGAACACTTCAGTTGAGGTCAGATACGTCCACCCCAGAGAAAACATCACTCTGCCCTGTAACATCACTGCGGAGAATGAGCTCTCATGGTTTCACCAGAGCTCAGAggagatgaagatgaagatgctGATAAAAGCTGACCGAGGGAAATTGAAGAAAGAGTTTTCTATTCTTTATAATGTGGATGAAAGTCACTTTGATGGAACTGAAAGCAATGGATCTGTCAGTTTAGTTATTTACGGTGTCACTGAGACTGATCTGGGGCTGTACCACTGCGGAGGACGAGGACTTGGGCCACTGCTGCAGTTTGAAAACGCCATCAGACTGAGATTCACAG TCCTGCTGACTATGGCCTGTTCGTGTCTGTACTTCAGCAGGGTTCAAG ccaAGAACTGCCATGAAGCCAGTACTGGAGACTCTAATGAGAAG GAAGGTGAGCTGTATAACAGCAACATCCGATACAGAGGAGTTGGAGTGTCCACTGAAGAGAACCCAGCGTACACTGTGgataatgttatatattcagGCATCACATCATGGCCACGGGGACGGCTGCCAGTGTGA
- the LOC136695710 gene encoding uncharacterized protein isoform X1, whose product MDKLQSVVILQLLFGTFRMCLLQNTSVEVRYVHPRENITLPCNITAENELSWFHQSSEEMKMKMLIKADRGKLKKEFSILYNVDESHFDGTESNGSVSLVIYGVTETDLGLYHCGGRGLGPLLQFENAIRLRFTDPPLTTTSANTSTEPPYCSASPGAPCSPGCADLELYRNIIIYLSCVCLVSVLLTMACSCLYFSRVQAKNCHEASTGDSNEKEGELYNSNIRYRGVGVSTEENPAYTVDNVIYSGITSWPRGRLPV is encoded by the exons ATGGACAAACTCCAGTCTGTGGTTATCCTCCAGCTGCTGTTTG GAACTTTTAGAATGTGTCTCCTTCAGAACACTTCAGTTGAGGTCAGATACGTCCACCCCAGAGAAAACATCACTCTGCCCTGTAACATCACTGCGGAGAATGAGCTCTCATGGTTTCACCAGAGCTCAGAggagatgaagatgaagatgctGATAAAAGCTGACCGAGGGAAATTGAAGAAAGAGTTTTCTATTCTTTATAATGTGGATGAAAGTCACTTTGATGGAACTGAAAGCAATGGATCTGTCAGTTTAGTTATTTACGGTGTCACTGAGACTGATCTGGGGCTGTACCACTGCGGAGGACGAGGACTTGGGCCACTGCTGCAGTTTGAAAACGCCATCAGACTGAGATTCACAG ATCCTCCACTAACTACCACATCTGCTAACACATCTACAGAGCCTCCATATTGTTCTgcttctccaggtgctccatgTTCTCCAGGCTGTGCAGATCTTGAACTCTACAGGAATATAATCATATACCTatcctgtgtttgtttggtcTCAGTCCTGCTGACTATGGCCTGTTCGTGTCTGTACTTCAGCAGGGTTCAAG ccaAGAACTGCCATGAAGCCAGTACTGGAGACTCTAATGAGAAG GAAGGTGAGCTGTATAACAGCAACATCCGATACAGAGGAGTTGGAGTGTCCACTGAAGAGAACCCAGCGTACACTGTGgataatgttatatattcagGCATCACATCATGGCCACGGGGACGGCTGCCAGTGTGA
- the LOC136694776 gene encoding uncharacterized protein, which translates to MNMKSYLWVFILSLITCTGFVSAQSQIKISATVGSLTLLPCDCRNLSKAQSSSESPHVQWRTNSETVFERQGEKLYQAEGYEGRVDVPEDQLLKGNCSLVLKDVRAEDAGVYESFLVVKRSKRDLAPKHVFLHRVELSVDAPETPNNESSDSGSKSRSHTGVIIAVFVIVAVVLVLLSLGLWKFKARTYFANEAQGRYSSPQSD; encoded by the exons ATGAACATGAAGAGCTACCTTTGGGTTTTCATCCTGTCACTCATCACATGCACAG GTTTTGTATCTGCACAAAGTCAAATTAAGATATCTGCCACAGTGGGTTCCTTGACTCTTTTACCATGTGACTGTAGAAATTTATCCAAAGCACAATCATCCAGTGAAAGTCCACATGTGCAGTGGCGCACCAATTCTGAGACAGTGtttgagagacagggagagaagcTGTATCAGGCTGAGGGGTATGAAGGTCGTGTGGACGTTCCAGAAGATCAACTGCTGAAGGGGAACTGTTCTCTGGTGTTGAAGGACGTTAGAGCTGAGGACGCAGGGGTCTATGAAAGTTTCCTGGTGGTGAAACGAAGCAAGAGAGACCTCGCACCTAAACATGTCTTCCTTCACCGTGTGGAACTCTCTGTTGATG CTCCCGAGACTCCCAACAATGAAAGCAGTGATTCAGGAAGTAAGTCAAGAA GTCATACAGGAGTGATCATCGCTGTCTTTGTCATCGTCGCAGTTGTCCTCGTCCTCCTTTCACTCGGACTCTGGAAATTTAAAGCACGGACTTACTTTGCTAATGAGGCCCAAGGAAGATATTCATCCCCTCAATCGGACTGA